The following are encoded in a window of Pseudomonas multiresinivorans genomic DNA:
- a CDS encoding aspartate aminotransferase family protein, with product MTMPNGFSAADAERLSEQERRLIERRARLLGPAYRLFYERPLHTVRGEGVWLYDNQGNRYLDAYNNVASIGHCHPRVVQAIASQAAVLNTHTRYLQEGILDYAEDLLATFPEGLDQVMFTCTGSEANDLALRIARQYTGGTGVIITRFAYHGVTGTISELSPSLGAGITLPAHARTVRAPDAYRLGAENVGKLFADDVRAAIADLRAHGIKPAALLIDGIFASDGVLADPAGFLAEAVKVAQDEGLLYIADEVQSGFARTGDAMWGFQRHGVQPDLVTLGKPMGNGQPIAGVVVRPEILESFGREVRYFNTFGGNPVSCAAAQAVLDVIRDEQLQERSQRIGTFMLQGIRQLAERHELIGDVRGAGLFLGVELVTDRTAKTPAANPTRQVVNAMRERGVLISAAGPLENILKIRPLLAFEQEHAELFIDCLDKALQEIST from the coding sequence ATGACCATGCCCAACGGATTCAGCGCCGCCGACGCCGAGCGCCTGAGCGAACAGGAACGCCGCCTGATCGAGCGCCGCGCGCGCCTGCTCGGCCCGGCCTACCGGCTGTTCTACGAGCGCCCGCTGCACACGGTGCGCGGCGAGGGCGTGTGGCTCTACGACAATCAGGGCAACCGCTACCTCGACGCCTACAACAACGTCGCCTCCATCGGCCACTGCCACCCGCGCGTGGTGCAAGCCATCGCCAGCCAGGCGGCGGTGTTGAACACCCATACCCGCTACCTGCAGGAAGGCATTCTCGACTACGCCGAGGACCTGCTCGCCACCTTCCCCGAAGGCCTGGACCAGGTGATGTTCACCTGCACCGGCAGCGAGGCGAACGACCTCGCCCTGCGCATCGCCCGCCAGTACACCGGTGGCACCGGGGTGATCATCACCCGCTTCGCCTACCACGGCGTCACCGGGACCATTTCCGAGCTGTCGCCGTCCCTCGGCGCCGGCATCACCCTGCCCGCCCACGCCCGCACCGTGCGCGCGCCCGATGCTTACCGACTGGGTGCGGAAAACGTCGGCAAGCTGTTCGCCGACGACGTGCGCGCCGCCATCGCCGACCTGCGCGCCCATGGCATCAAGCCTGCCGCGCTGCTGATCGACGGCATCTTCGCCAGCGACGGCGTGCTGGCCGATCCGGCCGGATTCCTTGCCGAAGCCGTGAAGGTCGCCCAGGACGAAGGCCTGCTCTACATCGCCGACGAAGTGCAGAGCGGCTTCGCCCGCACCGGCGACGCCATGTGGGGCTTCCAGCGTCACGGCGTGCAACCGGACCTGGTCACGCTCGGCAAACCCATGGGCAACGGCCAGCCCATCGCCGGCGTCGTCGTGCGCCCGGAAATCCTCGAAAGCTTCGGCCGCGAAGTGCGCTACTTCAACACCTTCGGCGGAAATCCGGTGTCCTGTGCGGCGGCCCAGGCGGTGCTTGATGTGATCCGTGACGAGCAGCTTCAGGAGCGCTCCCAGCGCATCGGCACCTTCATGCTCCAGGGCATCCGCCAGCTCGCCGAGCGCCATGAACTGATCGGCGACGTACGCGGGGCGGGGCTTTTCCTCGGCGTCGAGCTGGTCACCGATCGCACCGCGAAGACCCCGGCCGCCAATCCGACTCGCCAGGTGGTCAACGCCATGCGCGAGCGTGGCGTACTGATCAGCGCAGCCGGTCCCCTGGAGAACATCCTGAAGATCCGTCCGCTGCTGGCCTTCGAACAGGAACATGCGGAACTGTTCATCGACTGCCTGGACAAGGCGCTGCAGGAAATCTCCACCTGA
- a CDS encoding ABC transporter substrate-binding protein: MFKKAIALMMLAGGAAQLHAETLTVVSFGGDNKVAQEKAFYKPFEQQAKVTVQGAEYNGEMAKIKVMADTGKTSWDVVEVESPELMRGCSEGLFEQLDWSKLGKQADFLDAAVSDCGVGIFIWSTVLTYDAKKLASAPTGWADFWDVKKYPGKRGLRRGAKFTLEFALEADGVKQADLYKVLATKEGVDRAFKKLDEIKPYIQWWEAGAQPLQWLAAGDVVMTSAYNGRVATAQKEGRDFAIQWNGSIYDLDHWAIVKGSPKKDLAEQFIALANKPEHQKVFAENIPYGPTNKNTIPLIDAAIAPKLPTAPQNLENARAMDTEFWIDHGEELETRFNAWASK, from the coding sequence ATGTTCAAGAAAGCCATAGCACTGATGATGTTGGCCGGCGGCGCCGCCCAGCTCCACGCCGAGACACTGACCGTGGTGTCGTTCGGTGGCGACAACAAGGTGGCCCAGGAAAAGGCCTTCTACAAACCCTTCGAGCAGCAGGCCAAGGTCACCGTGCAGGGCGCCGAGTACAACGGCGAGATGGCCAAGATCAAGGTCATGGCCGACACCGGCAAGACCAGCTGGGACGTGGTCGAGGTGGAATCCCCGGAACTGATGCGCGGTTGCAGCGAAGGCCTGTTCGAGCAGCTCGACTGGAGCAAGCTCGGCAAGCAGGCCGACTTCCTCGACGCCGCCGTGAGCGACTGCGGCGTGGGCATCTTCATCTGGTCCACGGTGCTCACCTACGACGCCAAGAAACTCGCCAGCGCACCCACCGGCTGGGCCGATTTCTGGGACGTGAAGAAGTACCCGGGCAAGCGCGGCCTGCGCCGTGGCGCCAAGTTCACCCTGGAATTCGCCCTGGAAGCCGACGGCGTGAAACAGGCCGACCTGTACAAGGTGCTGGCCACCAAGGAAGGCGTGGACCGCGCGTTCAAGAAACTCGACGAGATCAAGCCCTACATCCAGTGGTGGGAAGCCGGCGCGCAACCGCTGCAATGGCTGGCCGCTGGCGACGTGGTGATGACCTCGGCCTACAACGGCCGCGTCGCCACCGCGCAGAAGGAAGGCCGCGACTTCGCCATCCAGTGGAACGGCAGCATCTACGACCTGGACCACTGGGCCATCGTCAAGGGCAGCCCGAAGAAGGACCTGGCCGAGCAGTTCATCGCCCTGGCCAACAAGCCTGAGCACCAGAAGGTCTTCGCCGAGAACATTCCCTACGGCCCGACCAACAAGAACACCATCCCGCTGATCGACGCCGCCATCGCGCCGAAACTCCCCACCGCGCCGCAGAACCTGGAGAACGCGCGCGCCATGGACACCGAGTTCTGGATCGACCACGGCGAGGAACTGGAAACCCGCTTCAACGCCTGGGCGAGCAAGTAA
- a CDS encoding GntR family transcriptional regulator: MNYPIEGLNHSYLGSGVYALLREALITGRFKPDDRLRIRDLAQQLGTSVTPVRDAILQLAKEQALVLKTPRDIRVPLLTLEQYLEIRSIRVALEGLAAETAAARASDEQLDELEANIRENLDAIHADDLVLALKLNQAFHFALADIAGMPLLRAFLDSLWMRTGPLIAQAYADFNERMAIEHHWDVLRALRERNGPAAREAIHADLLDGSEKMLEFIAQSEAPEQEAG, from the coding sequence ATGAACTACCCGATCGAAGGGCTCAATCATTCCTACCTGGGCAGCGGCGTCTACGCGCTGCTGCGCGAGGCACTGATCACCGGCCGCTTCAAGCCGGACGATCGCCTGCGCATCCGTGACCTGGCCCAGCAACTGGGCACCAGCGTCACCCCGGTGCGCGACGCCATCCTGCAACTGGCCAAGGAACAGGCGCTGGTGCTGAAGACGCCGCGGGACATCCGTGTGCCGCTGCTCACCCTCGAGCAGTACCTGGAGATCCGCAGCATCCGCGTGGCGCTCGAAGGTCTCGCCGCCGAGACCGCCGCTGCCCGCGCCAGCGATGAGCAATTGGACGAGCTGGAAGCCAACATCCGCGAGAACCTCGACGCGATCCACGCGGATGACCTGGTGCTGGCGCTCAAACTCAACCAGGCCTTCCACTTCGCCCTCGCCGACATCGCCGGCATGCCGCTGCTGCGCGCCTTTCTCGACAGCCTGTGGATGCGCACCGGCCCGCTGATCGCCCAGGCCTACGCCGACTTCAACGAGCGCATGGCCATCGAGCACCACTGGGACGTCCTGCGCGCCCTGCGCGAACGCAACGGCCCCGCCGCCCGCGAGGCGATCCACGCCGACCTGCTGGACGGCAGCGAGAAGATGCTGGAGTTCATCGCGCAGAGCGAGGCGCCTGAGCAGGAAGCGGGCTGA
- a CDS encoding phosphotransferase, with amino-acid sequence MPLNTAPVHDHLLEAAPAQVSDAQAAAIADEYFGQRGTLNRLAGERDLNFHIAHGHGDDRLLKLSHPLEDPQVVDFQTRALLRVEALAPTLAVQRVYPSLNGEHQIPITVDGQPMIARLFSFVDGVPLHRVQQRSRALRENLGDDLARLGLALKGFEHPATADHELLWDLKHASRLRNLLVYIQDREQRALVERFLDNFERHALPRQATLRAQVIHNDLNPHNVIVDAEHPDRVRNILDFGDMVHAPLVNDLGVAAAYQVGEPDAPLATACEMIAAYHRRCPLLAEEQEILADLIATRLIMTLSITAWRASLHPENRDYILRNTGHAWQAVQGLARLSREQAQEQIFAACAKQEEPRP; translated from the coding sequence GTGCCCCTCAATACCGCTCCCGTCCACGATCACCTGCTGGAAGCGGCCCCCGCCCAGGTGAGCGACGCCCAGGCCGCTGCCATCGCCGACGAATACTTCGGCCAGCGCGGCACGCTGAACCGCCTCGCCGGCGAACGCGACCTGAACTTCCACATCGCCCACGGCCATGGCGACGATCGCCTGCTGAAGCTCTCGCACCCGCTGGAGGACCCGCAGGTGGTGGACTTCCAGACCCGCGCCCTGCTGCGTGTCGAGGCCCTGGCCCCGACCCTGGCGGTGCAGCGCGTCTACCCCTCGCTCAACGGCGAGCACCAGATTCCTATCACTGTCGATGGCCAGCCGATGATTGCCCGGCTGTTCTCCTTCGTCGACGGAGTTCCGCTGCACCGTGTCCAGCAACGCAGCCGCGCCCTGCGCGAGAACCTGGGCGACGACCTGGCCCGCCTGGGCCTGGCGCTCAAGGGTTTCGAACACCCGGCCACCGCCGACCACGAACTGCTCTGGGACCTCAAGCACGCCTCGCGCCTGCGCAACCTGCTGGTCTACATACAGGATCGAGAACAGCGCGCCCTGGTGGAGCGTTTCCTCGACAATTTCGAACGCCACGCCCTGCCCCGCCAGGCCACACTGCGCGCCCAGGTGATCCACAACGACCTGAACCCGCACAACGTCATCGTCGATGCCGAGCACCCGGACCGGGTGCGCAACATCCTCGACTTCGGCGACATGGTCCACGCGCCACTGGTCAACGACCTGGGCGTCGCCGCCGCCTACCAAGTGGGCGAGCCGGACGCACCGCTGGCCACCGCCTGCGAGATGATCGCCGCCTACCATCGCCGCTGCCCGCTTCTGGCCGAGGAACAGGAAATCCTCGCCGACCTGATCGCCACACGGTTGATCATGACGCTGAGCATCACCGCCTGGCGCGCCAGCCTGCATCCCGAGAACCGCGACTACATCCTGCGCAACACCGGCCACGCCTGGCAGGCCGTGCAAGGCCTGGCCCGCCTGAGCCGGGAACAGGCGCAGGAGCAGATCTTCGCCGCCTGCGCCAAACAAGAGGAGCCCCGCCCATGA
- a CDS encoding YaeQ family protein, producing MALSATPYKADISLTDLDRGVYETLRFTVARHPSETEERLAVRLLAYVIWYNEQLAFGRGLSDVEEPSLWEKSLDDRVLHWIEVGQPDADRLTWCSRRCEKLTLVAYGNLRVWTTKVLDSVRHLKNLNVVAMPQEALEEISRDLPRSINWTVMISEGTIFVTDERGQHELQVEWLMGER from the coding sequence ATGGCCCTGTCCGCCACGCCCTACAAAGCCGATATCAGCCTGACCGACCTCGACCGTGGGGTCTACGAGACCCTGCGCTTCACCGTTGCCCGCCACCCCTCGGAAACCGAGGAGCGCCTGGCGGTGCGCCTGCTGGCCTACGTCATCTGGTACAACGAGCAACTGGCTTTCGGCCGTGGGCTGTCGGACGTGGAAGAGCCCTCGCTCTGGGAAAAGAGCCTGGACGACCGCGTGCTGCACTGGATCGAAGTCGGCCAGCCGGATGCCGATCGCCTGACCTGGTGCTCGCGCCGCTGCGAGAAGCTGACCCTGGTCGCCTACGGCAACCTGCGCGTGTGGACCACCAAGGTGCTCGACAGCGTCCGCCACCTGAAGAACCTCAACGTCGTCGCCATGCCCCAGGAAGCGCTGGAAGAAATCTCCCGCGACCTGCCGCGCTCGATCAACTGGACCGTGATGATCAGCGAAGGAACCATCTTCGTCACCGACGAGCGCGGCCAGCACGAGTTGCAGGTCGAATGGCTGATGGGCGAGCGTTAA
- a CDS encoding CaiB/BaiF CoA transferase family protein, whose amino-acid sequence MNSTAKPLAGLKVIELGTLIAGPFASRLCAEFGAEVIKVESPDGGDPLRKWRKLYEGTSLWWFVQARNKRSLTLNLKHEAGREVLKKLLAEADILIENFRPGVLEKLGLGWEVIHALNPKLVMVRLSGFGQSGPYKDQPGFGAVGESMGGLRYITGFEDRPPVRTGISIGDSIAALWGVIGALMALRHREVNGGAGQVVDVALYEAVFAMMESMVPEFDVFGFIRERTGNIMPGITPSSVHTTADGKHVQIAANGDAIFRRFMTAIGRLDLAEDPTLASNDGRDARRDELYGIIDRWARSESLDTVLKVLNEAEVPASRIFSAEDMFSDPQFLAREMFLSAKLPDGKSFRMPGIVPKLSDTPGSAEWIGPKLGEHTDEVLSGLGYDAAAIAALRKDGAV is encoded by the coding sequence ATGAACAGCACCGCCAAACCCCTCGCCGGCCTCAAGGTCATCGAACTCGGCACCCTGATCGCCGGCCCCTTCGCCTCGCGCCTGTGCGCGGAATTCGGCGCCGAGGTGATCAAGGTCGAGTCGCCCGATGGCGGCGACCCGCTGCGCAAGTGGCGCAAGCTCTACGAGGGCACCTCGCTGTGGTGGTTCGTACAGGCGCGCAACAAGCGCTCGCTGACCCTGAACCTCAAGCACGAGGCCGGCCGCGAGGTGCTGAAGAAGCTGCTGGCCGAAGCCGACATCCTGATCGAGAACTTCCGCCCCGGAGTGCTGGAGAAGCTCGGCCTGGGCTGGGAGGTGATCCACGCGCTGAACCCGAAGCTGGTGATGGTGCGCCTGTCGGGCTTCGGCCAGAGCGGCCCCTACAAGGACCAGCCGGGCTTCGGCGCGGTGGGCGAGTCCATGGGTGGGCTGCGCTACATCACCGGCTTCGAGGACCGCCCGCCGGTGCGCACCGGCATCTCCATCGGCGATTCCATCGCAGCGCTGTGGGGCGTGATCGGTGCGCTCATGGCATTGCGTCATCGCGAGGTGAACGGCGGCGCCGGCCAGGTGGTGGACGTGGCGCTCTACGAGGCGGTGTTCGCCATGATGGAGTCGATGGTTCCGGAGTTCGACGTATTCGGCTTCATCCGCGAACGCACCGGCAACATCATGCCAGGCATCACGCCCTCCTCCGTGCACACTACGGCCGATGGCAAGCATGTGCAGATCGCCGCCAACGGCGACGCCATCTTCCGCCGCTTCATGACCGCCATCGGTCGCCTGGACCTCGCCGAAGACCCGACGCTCGCCAGCAACGACGGCCGCGATGCCCGTCGCGATGAGCTCTACGGCATCATCGATCGCTGGGCGCGTTCCGAATCGCTGGACACCGTGCTCAAGGTGCTGAACGAAGCGGAGGTGCCGGCCAGCCGCATCTTCTCCGCCGAAGACATGTTCAGCGACCCGCAATTCCTGGCGCGGGAGATGTTCCTCTCCGCCAAGCTGCCGGACGGCAAATCCTTCCGCATGCCCGGTATCGTGCCCAAGCTCTCCGACACCCCCGGCAGCGCCGAGTGGATCGGCCCGAAACTGGGCGAGCATACCGACGAGGTGCTTTCCGGGCTGGGCTACGACGCAGCCGCCATCGCCGCGTTGCGCAAGGACGGCGCGGTCTGA
- a CDS encoding SDR family NAD(P)-dependent oxidoreductase: MNQTRTLLLTGASRGIGHATVKHFNAAGWRVFTASRQDWSAECPWAEGLINHIHLDLEDIDSVQASLPMIREKLGGSLHALVNNAGISPKGPEGERLGVLGSDYATWLKVFNVNLFSTALLARGLFDELKAAKGSVINVTSIAGSRVHPFAGAAYACSKAALAALTREMAHDFGPHGVRVNAIAPGEIDTAILSSGTELIVERDIPMHRLGKPEEVASLIHFLCTSGASYVNGAEIHVNGGQHV; encoded by the coding sequence ATGAACCAGACCAGAACCCTGCTTCTCACCGGCGCCAGCCGCGGCATCGGCCATGCCACGGTGAAGCACTTCAACGCCGCCGGCTGGCGCGTGTTCACAGCCTCGCGCCAGGACTGGAGCGCCGAGTGCCCCTGGGCCGAAGGCCTGATCAACCACATCCACCTGGACCTGGAAGACATCGACAGCGTGCAGGCCAGCCTGCCGATGATCCGCGAGAAGCTCGGCGGCTCGCTGCACGCCCTGGTGAACAACGCCGGCATCTCGCCCAAGGGCCCGGAAGGCGAACGCCTGGGCGTGCTGGGCAGCGACTACGCCACCTGGCTGAAGGTGTTCAACGTCAATCTGTTCTCCACCGCGCTGCTGGCGCGCGGCCTGTTCGACGAGCTGAAGGCAGCCAAGGGCTCGGTGATCAACGTCACCTCCATCGCCGGTTCGCGCGTGCATCCCTTTGCTGGCGCGGCCTACGCCTGTTCGAAAGCCGCGCTGGCCGCGCTGACCCGCGAGATGGCCCACGACTTCGGCCCGCACGGCGTGCGGGTAAATGCGATTGCGCCGGGGGAAATCGACACGGCCATCCTGTCTTCGGGCACCGAGCTGATCGTCGAACGCGATATCCCGATGCATCGCCTGGGCAAGCCAGAGGAGGTCGCATCGCTCATCCATTTCCTCTGCACCAGCGGCGCGTCCTACGTGAATGGTGCTGAAATTCACGTCAACGGCGGGCAGCATGTGTGA
- the vapC gene encoding type II toxin-antitoxin system tRNA(fMet)-specific endonuclease VapC, with protein MLKYLLDTNICIFTIKNKPEAVREAFNRHYGQLCISSITLMELIYGAEKSSAPEANLAVVEGFAARLEVLPYDTDAAAHTGQLRAELAKVGKPIGPYDQMIAGHARSLGLIVVTNNLREFERVPGLRLEDWTKS; from the coding sequence ATGCTGAAGTACTTGCTGGATACCAACATCTGCATCTTCACCATCAAAAACAAACCCGAAGCTGTACGCGAGGCTTTCAATCGCCATTACGGCCAGCTCTGCATCAGCTCGATTACCTTGATGGAACTGATCTACGGTGCAGAAAAATCTTCAGCTCCCGAAGCAAATCTGGCAGTGGTGGAAGGATTCGCGGCGCGGCTGGAAGTCCTGCCCTACGACACCGATGCCGCCGCACATACCGGTCAGCTGCGTGCCGAATTGGCGAAGGTCGGGAAGCCCATCGGCCCCTACGATCAGATGATCGCAGGGCATGCCCGCTCACTCGGACTGATCGTGGTCACCAACAATCTGCGCGAATTCGAACGTGTTCCAGGGCTGCGCCTGGAAGACTGGACGAAGTCCTGA
- the recJ gene encoding single-stranded-DNA-specific exonuclease RecJ, which yields MRIEARPLPQTLPNLGDLPPLLTRLYAARGVQSAEELDKGLARLIPYQQLKGVDTAVELLVDALEKGQRILYVGDFDADGATASSVGVLALRMLGAAWVDYLVPNRFEYGYGLTPEIVAVALEKRPELLVTVDNGISSIDGVAAAKAAGLRVLVTDHHLPGPELPAADAIVNPNQPGCDFPSKAMAGVGVIFYVMLALRARLRERGWFAARGILEPNLAELLDLVSLGSVADVVPLDANNRILVHQGLARIRAGRARPGLRALLEVAGRDCRRITSTDLGFILGPRLNAAGRLDDMSLGIELLLCEDEGVARDMAVQLDQLNQDRKAIEQGMQREALAQLKELPVEEMPFGLCLFDPEWHQGVIGILASRLKERYHRPTIAFADAGDGTLKGSARSVPGFHIRDALDAVAARHPGLISKFGGHAMAAGLSLPQENFGAFAAAFDAEVRRQLDEEDLTGRLLSDGQLGAEEFHLELARALRQAGPWGQHFPEPLFHGIFQIVQQRVVGERHLKLVLKTECGSLQLDAIAFNIDREIWPNPTVRWAEVAYKLDVNEFRGNETVQLMVAHIAPR from the coding sequence ATGCGCATCGAAGCCCGCCCCCTCCCGCAAACCCTGCCCAACCTGGGCGACCTGCCGCCGCTACTGACCCGCCTTTACGCCGCCCGTGGCGTGCAGAGTGCAGAGGAGCTGGACAAGGGCCTGGCGCGGCTGATCCCGTACCAGCAGCTCAAGGGTGTGGACACGGCGGTGGAACTGCTGGTCGATGCGCTGGAAAAGGGCCAGCGGATTCTCTACGTCGGCGACTTCGACGCCGATGGCGCCACCGCCAGCAGCGTCGGTGTGCTGGCGTTGCGCATGCTCGGCGCGGCCTGGGTCGATTACCTGGTGCCCAACCGCTTCGAATATGGCTACGGCCTGACCCCGGAAATCGTCGCCGTGGCGCTGGAAAAGCGCCCGGAACTGTTGGTGACCGTGGACAACGGCATCTCCAGCATCGACGGCGTTGCCGCCGCCAAGGCCGCCGGCCTGCGCGTGCTGGTCACCGACCACCACCTGCCGGGGCCGGAACTGCCCGCCGCCGACGCCATCGTCAACCCGAACCAGCCCGGCTGTGACTTCCCCAGCAAGGCCATGGCCGGTGTCGGTGTGATCTTCTATGTGATGCTCGCCCTGCGGGCCCGCCTGCGTGAACGCGGCTGGTTCGCCGCGCGCGGCATCCTCGAGCCGAACCTCGCCGAACTGCTCGACCTGGTGTCCCTGGGCAGCGTCGCCGACGTGGTGCCGCTGGACGCCAACAACCGCATCCTGGTGCATCAGGGCCTCGCGCGTATCCGTGCTGGCCGTGCGCGCCCGGGCCTGCGTGCGTTGCTGGAAGTGGCCGGTCGCGATTGCCGGCGAATCACCTCCACCGACCTGGGCTTCATCCTCGGCCCACGCCTGAACGCTGCCGGGCGCCTGGACGACATGTCCCTCGGCATCGAGCTGCTGCTCTGCGAAGACGAAGGCGTCGCCCGCGACATGGCGGTGCAGCTCGACCAGCTCAACCAGGACCGCAAGGCCATCGAGCAGGGCATGCAGCGCGAGGCGCTGGCCCAACTCAAGGAACTGCCGGTGGAGGAGATGCCCTTCGGCCTGTGCCTGTTCGACCCGGAATGGCACCAGGGCGTGATCGGCATCCTCGCCTCGCGCCTGAAGGAGCGTTACCACCGTCCGACCATCGCCTTCGCCGATGCTGGCGACGGAACGCTCAAGGGCTCGGCGCGTTCGGTGCCGGGCTTCCATATCCGCGATGCGCTGGACGCCGTGGCCGCACGTCATCCGGGGCTGATCAGCAAGTTCGGTGGTCACGCCATGGCCGCCGGCCTGTCGCTGCCGCAGGAAAACTTCGGCGCCTTCGCCGCTGCCTTCGACGCCGAGGTGCGCCGTCAGCTGGATGAAGAAGACCTCACCGGGCGCCTGCTCTCGGACGGCCAGCTGGGCGCCGAGGAGTTCCACCTGGAGCTGGCCCGCGCGCTGCGCCAGGCCGGCCCCTGGGGACAGCATTTCCCCGAGCCGCTGTTCCACGGCATCTTCCAGATCGTCCAGCAGCGCGTGGTCGGCGAACGGCACCTGAAGCTGGTGCTGAAGACCGAGTGCGGCTCGCTGCAACTGGACGCCATCGCCTTCAATATCGACCGCGAAATCTGGCCCAATCCCACCGTGCGCTGGGCGGAAGTGGCCTACAAGCTCGACGTCAATGAATTCCGTGGCAACGAGACGGTGCAACTGATGGTGGCGCATATCGCGCCGCGCTGA
- the vapB gene encoding type II toxin-antitoxin system VapB family antitoxin encodes MEQGSVFQSNRSQAIRLPKAVALPEEVKRVDVVAVGRTRIISPAGESWDSWFDGDDVTADFMSEREQPADQEREGF; translated from the coding sequence ATGGAACAAGGCTCCGTTTTCCAGAGCAACCGCAGTCAGGCCATCCGCCTCCCCAAAGCGGTGGCACTGCCGGAAGAAGTGAAACGTGTCGACGTGGTCGCCGTGGGGCGCACTCGCATCATCAGCCCCGCTGGAGAATCCTGGGACAGCTGGTTCGACGGGGATGATGTGACCGCCGATTTCATGAGCGAGCGCGAGCAACCCGCCGATCAGGAGCGCGAGGGTTTCTGA
- a CDS encoding sensor domain-containing diguanylate cyclase, whose translation MTLNLPTLVVVDLYVLTLVGVLMAFAWHSGRRDSTLGYMSAALLLGALGTFLATLRGMGFDWVAILLGNVVLHLCSAMTWTSMRVFAGRKPHWPLIGAGAAFWAALCLVPAFYESLAVRIAVSTGITVIYCVAAISELWRGRRKLEVELRPPLALLLFHTLVYAVRLVVDRGMPFESVANNGQGSTFFTFLVFETMLFAIGIAFATLAMVKERAELQFRNAALSDPLTGVGNRRAFMETGERLLRLCAERGEQASLLLCDLDNFKRLNDSFGHPAGDRVLVEFSRITASRMRKHDQFARIGGEEFACLLVGADTEGACQVAERVRREFAELPFMAEGQLSVSIGIATSREAGHDLLRLLSLADQALYAAKAKGRNRIELAAPEPGTDRRPRT comes from the coding sequence ATGACGTTGAACCTGCCGACGCTGGTTGTCGTCGACCTCTACGTGCTGACCCTGGTCGGCGTGCTGATGGCCTTTGCCTGGCACAGTGGCCGCCGCGACTCCACCCTGGGCTACATGAGTGCTGCGCTGCTGCTGGGCGCCCTCGGGACTTTCCTCGCGACCCTGCGCGGGATGGGGTTCGACTGGGTGGCGATCCTGCTGGGCAATGTCGTCCTGCACCTGTGTTCGGCGATGACCTGGACCTCCATGCGTGTCTTCGCCGGCCGCAAGCCGCACTGGCCGCTGATCGGCGCTGGAGCGGCGTTCTGGGCAGCGCTCTGCCTGGTCCCGGCGTTCTACGAATCCCTCGCGGTGCGCATCGCCGTCAGCACGGGCATCACGGTCATCTATTGCGTGGCGGCCATCAGCGAACTGTGGCGGGGCCGCCGCAAACTGGAAGTGGAGTTGCGTCCGCCGCTGGCGCTACTGCTGTTTCATACCCTCGTTTATGCGGTGCGCCTGGTGGTCGACCGTGGCATGCCGTTCGAGAGTGTGGCCAACAACGGCCAGGGCTCCACTTTCTTCACCTTCCTGGTCTTCGAGACCATGCTGTTCGCCATCGGTATCGCCTTCGCTACCCTGGCGATGGTCAAGGAGCGTGCCGAGTTGCAGTTCCGCAACGCTGCCCTGAGCGATCCGCTGACCGGCGTCGGCAATCGGCGCGCCTTCATGGAGACCGGCGAGCGCCTGCTGCGCCTGTGCGCCGAGCGGGGCGAACAGGCCTCGCTGCTGCTCTGCGACCTGGACAACTTCAAGCGCCTAAACGACTCCTTCGGCCATCCCGCTGGCGACCGTGTGCTGGTGGAGTTCAGCCGCATCACCGCCTCGCGGATGCGCAAGCACGATCAGTTCGCCCGCATCGGCGGGGAAGAATTCGCCTGCCTGCTCGTGGGCGCTGATACCGAGGGCGCGTGCCAGGTAGCGGAGCGCGTGCGTCGTGAGTTCGCCGAGTTGCCGTTCATGGCCGAGGGCCAGCTCAGCGTGAGCATCGGCATCGCTACCAGCCGCGAGGCCGGCCACGATCTGCTGCGCCTGCTGTCGCTGGCTGACCAGGCGCTCTACGCCGCCAAGGCCAAGGGCCGCAACCGCATCGAACTGGCCGCGCCGGAGCCTGGAACCGACCGACGTCCGCGCACTTGA